A stretch of Apis cerana isolate GH-2021 linkage group LG1, AcerK_1.0, whole genome shotgun sequence DNA encodes these proteins:
- the LOC107994752 gene encoding uncharacterized protein LOC107994752: MKNTVNIKQNDSLSNDLNESNLRDDRNEISPILTFENDSDLSILNSSYQIPDIPKKYIEPIILDTSLPYIPVYIHLKTYDLKPLEKPPTPSILSELRLRCQDDSQSIERINQTGWKSENRGKVKEV; encoded by the exons ATGAAAAATACGGTGAATATCAAGCAAAACGATTCACTGTCAAACGATCTAAATGAGTCAAATTTACGTGATGATCGAAACGAGATATCGCCTATATTGACTTTTGAAAACGACTCagatttatcgatattgaatAGTTCTTATCAAATTCCGGATATaccaaagaaatatattgaacCGATAATCCTCGATACATCGCTACCGTAT ATTCccgtttatatacatttaaaaacgTATGATTTAAAACCTCTCGAAAAGCCTCCAACACCATCTATTTTATCTGAGTTACGATTAAGATGTCA agatGACAGTCAATCAATCGAAAGAATAAATCAAACTGGCTGGAAAAGTGAAAACCGCGGCAAAGTGAAAGaagtttga
- the LOC107995006 gene encoding out at first protein — MKKFNELFTICFLLHYFYSVCITHLLINVKNQGGDILLETISSNVTEDVITLEFQCSDGTLVTQLIDFKNEVQIIKALVLGEEERGQNQYQVLCFVNHFFKVDFISSDAMSKLRQKNPGTVRVAEEDKGHVNYTMDLFIDVSESKDISKHIAILCGEAAGSAYTRNEDIKQWIQRPGSSELSLMAAVYNFSTNSLTQQGTNDSRSLFVTRCADTSNMWAPCTCSLELCIGWYPCGLKFCKGKSDGKKAATPYKCGIKTCKKCFIFSYYSKMKQNCLWDE; from the exons ATGAAGAAATTCaacgaattatttacaatttgtttCTTGTTACATTATTTCTATAGCGTTTGTATAACTCATTTGCTCATAAATGTCAAAAATCag GGTGGTGATATTTTGTTAGAAACAATTTCTTCCAATGTTACTGAAGATGTTATTACCCTAGAATTTCAATGTTCAGATGGTACATTGGTAACACAActtattgatttcaaaaat GaagtacaaataataaaagctTTAGTTTTGGGTGAAGAAGAACGTGGTCAGAATCAGTATCAAGTTTTGTGTTttgttaatcatttttttaaagtggATTTCATATCTTCTGATGCAATGTCTAAATTAAGGCAAAAAAATCCAGGCACTGTACGTGTTGCAGAGGAAGATAAGGGTCATGTAAATTATACTATGGACTTATTCATAGATGTATCTGAATCTAAAGATATCTCTAAGCATATTGCAATTCTTTGTGGAGAAGCAGCTGGATCTGCTTATACTAGAAATGAAGATATAAAACAATGGATTCAAAGGCCTG gTTCATCTGAACTTTCATTGATGGCAGCTGTATATAACTTTAGCACAAATTCTTTGACACAACAAGGTACAAATGATTCAAGATCTTTATTTGTAACAAGATGTGCAGATACATCGAATATGTGGGCACCTTGTACATGTTCATTAGAGTTATGTATTGGATGGTATCCATGtggtttaaaattttgcaaaggcAAAAGTGATGGTAAAAAAGCAGCTACTCCATATAAGTGTGGCATTAAAACATGTAAAAAGTGTTTTATATTCTCATATTATTCTAAGATGAAGCAGAATTGTTTATGGGATGAATGA